A part of Amphiprion ocellaris isolate individual 3 ecotype Okinawa chromosome 16, ASM2253959v1, whole genome shotgun sequence genomic DNA contains:
- the olig3 gene encoding oligodendrocyte transcription factor 3 has protein sequence MNSDSSPSSRASSPDMDGMFLRDHPHHHHHHHHVGSSVSSSTQSGEQQRQKMTGGEHLRSGDPKSVGSSSSNSSSSSSSNKYKLKKQVTEEEMYHLRLKINGRERKRMHDLNLAMDGLREVMPYAHGPSVRKLSKIATLLLARNYILMLTSSLDEMKRLVGEIYGGQHSAFHCGTVAHAPGAGGHSGGPAAAAAAAAAAAAAAAHQVHPLLGSALSSSTSSTLSSALPGLTSIRAPHSLMKGSPAAPPALQLGSGFQHWAGLPCPCTICQVPPPPHIPITSSSLTRLTGEGKDGMK, from the coding sequence ATGAATTCAGACTCCAGCCCGAGCAGCAGAGCCTCTTCCCCGGACATGGACGGCATGTTTCTGCGAGACCACCcgcaccaccatcaccaccaccaccacgtcGGCTCCTCCGTGTCCTCCTCCACGCAGAGCGGCGAGCAGCAGCGCCAGAAGATGACCGGCGGCGAGCACCTGCGCTCTGGAGACCCCAAGTCAGtgggaagcagcagcagcaacagcagcagcagcagcagcagcaacaagtACAAACTGAAGAAGCAGGTCACCGAGGAGGAAATGTACCACCTGAGGCTCAAGATCAACGGCCGGGAGAGGAAGCGAATGCACGACCTCAACCTGGCCATGGACGGCCTGCGAGAGGTGATGCCGTACGCGCACGGGCCCTCGGTGAGGAAGCTGTCCAAGATCGCCACGCTGCTTCTGGCCAGGAACTACATCCTGATGCTCACCAGCTCCTTGGACGAGATGAAGCGGCTGGTGGGGGAGATTTACGGCGGGCAGCACTCGGCTTTCCACTGCGGCACCGTTGCGCACGCACCCGGCGCCGGTGGACACTCCGGAGGTCCCGCAGCCGCAGCAGCCGCCGCCGCTGCCGCCGCAGCAGCCGCCGCGCACCAGGTGCACCCTCTCCTCGGGAGCGCGCTGTCTTCCTCCACGTCCTCCACTCTGTCGAGCGCGCTGCCGGGGCTCACGTCCATCAGGGCGCCGCACTCCCTGATGAAGGGCTCCCCGGCTGCGCCCCCGGCCCTGCAGCTGGGCTCCGGCTTCCAGCACTGGGCCGGGCTGCCGTGTCCCTGCACCATCTGCCAGGTGCCTCCTCCTCCGCACATCCCCATCACCTCCAGCAGCCTCACGAGACTCACAGGGGAGGGGAAGGACGGGATGAAATGA